AAGTACATCAATTTTTAAGGAAGGAGAAGAGATTGCAATAGGTGAACCGCCAAATGAATCTCTTCTTGCCCATGCATTTATCAAAGAAATAAAAGAAAATAAAATTATTCTTGAATCACCTGTTTCAATTGATTTTAAAGCAAATCCATCCTCTGAAGAACTCGGAAATAAAAAGATAAATGTTTTAATATGGGCAGTTTTTCCATTAATCCATGGAGCAAATGTTGAAGATATAAAAATAAGTAATTTAACAATTAGAGGAAATGCAAAAGGAAATGCCTATACAACACAAGGAAGATATACAGTTGCTGGAATTCATATTTACAATGGGAAAAATATAGTAATTGAGAAAATAAAAGTAACTGAATGGCCAACTGATGGAATAAGTTTACAGACAGGAGAAAATTGTATAGTCAGGGATTGTGAAGTTATAGGATGTCTTGGTAATGGAATCCATCCTGGAACAGGGCTTAAAAATACACTTATAGAAAATAATAAAATTTTTGAAAACGGTCAGGGTATTTATTTCTGCTGGCATAATTTTGGGCATAAGATTAAAAACAATATTATTGGAAGGAATAAATCACATGGAATAGGTGGACT
This genomic interval from bacterium contains the following:
- a CDS encoding right-handed parallel beta-helix repeat-containing protein codes for the protein MGNKFEMKRINTLELIKKILILSFFLNISYLFSSDIDAKKYINYDLPDCGLQKAIDDCFLSGGGTVKIPEGVFKLRRGLLLKNKVNIEGSGIDKTVLIYGKEILKINVTKENEGNKIFLEYIPEKMEIGSAVVLCRIFPPSWYGEPKPGYVKEINKEEKYIIVEAPYGMFQLKPPNGCIIFGDSAYPDKDVKKGDIEIYLKSTSIFKEGEEIAIGEPPNESLLAHAFIKEIKENKIILESPVSIDFKANPSSEELGNKKINVLIWAVFPLIHGANVEDIKISNLTIRGNAKGNAYTTQGRYTVAGIHIYNGKNIVIEKIKVTEWPTDGISLQTGENCIVRDCEVIGCLGNGIHPGTGLKNTLIENNKIFENGQGIYFCWHNFGHKIKNNIIGRNKSHGIGGL